The following are from one region of the Oncorhynchus masou masou isolate Uvic2021 chromosome 24, UVic_Omas_1.1, whole genome shotgun sequence genome:
- the LOC135511651 gene encoding fibroblast growth factor 8-like, with protein MRRLPSQLSYLFLHFFAFCYYAQVTNQSSPNFTQHVSEQSKVTDRVSRRLIRTYQLYSRTSGKHVQVLPNKKINAMADDGDVYAKLVVETDTFGSRVRIKGAETGLYICMNKRGKLVGKRNGQGHDCIFSEIVLENNYTALRNARYEGWYMGFTRRGRPRKGSRTRQHQREVHFMKRLPLGSHPTHPAQHKPFDFVHYPFSPRTKRTRFSAER; from the exons ATGCGACGCCTCCCATCCCAGTTGAGTTATCT GTTCCTACACTTCTTTGCATTCTGCTACTATGCTCAG GTAACCAATCAGTCCTCGCCTAATTTCACGCAGCATGTAAGCGAACAGAGCAAGGTGACGGACCGTGTGAGCCGCAGGTTAATTCGGACCTACCAGCTTTACAGCCGAACCAGCGGGAAGCACGTACAGGTTCTGCCCAACAAGAAGATCAACGCCATGGCAGACGATGGAGACGTATACG CCAAACTCGTCGTAGAGACGGACACGTTTGGAAGTCGCGTGCGGATCAAAGGAGCAGAGACAGGACTCTACATCTGCATGAACAAGAGGGGGAAGCTGGTCGGAAAG AGAAATGGGCAAGGCCACGACTGCATCTTCTCAGAGATTGTCCTGGAGAATAACTACACGGCGCTGAGGAACGCACGCTACGAGGGCTGGTACATGGGTTTCACCAGACGTGGACGCCCCCGGAAAGGCTCGCGAACGCGGCAGCACCAACGCGAGGTCCATTTTATGAAACGATTGCCTCTGGGTTCCCATCCCACCCATCCGGCCCAGCACAAGCCCTTTGACTTCGTCCACTACCCCTTCAGCCCCAGGACTAAACGCACACGCTTCTCAGCCGAACGCTGA